Proteins encoded by one window of Salvia splendens isolate huo1 chromosome 14, SspV2, whole genome shotgun sequence:
- the LOC121763520 gene encoding probable polyamine transporter At3g13620: MTNQPLAAPPPHTTATELPTTTAAAAKTKSKKLTLIPLIFLIYFEVAGGPYGEEPAVKAAGPLFAILGFLIFPFIWSIPEALITAELSTAFPGNGGFVIWADRAFGPFFGSLMGSWKFLSGVINIAAFPALCIDYLKRIFPIFGSGKPRTLAILISTAILSFLNYTGLAIVGYVAVGLGAISLAPFLIMSGIAIPQIQPRRWISLGQKGVDKDWNLFFNTLFWNLNFWDNVSTMAGEVENPRKTFPLALFCAVIFTCLGYIIPLVAVTGAIEADQSLWDTGFMADAARAISGQWLKLWIEIGAVLSAIGLFEAQLSSSAYQVLGMAELGFLPRWCGVRSEWFGTPWVGIAVSTAIAVGVSFMSYTDIVASANFLYSLGMLLEFGAFLYLRVKMPKLKRPYKVPFGLWVLVVMCVVPSGFLVYIMVIAKKTVFIVSAGMTAAAVAWFFLMRLCQSKGWFKFERVLGEEEHEEEE; encoded by the coding sequence ATGACCAATCAACCATTAGCGGCGCCGCCGCCTCACACCACCGCAACCGAGCTCCCAACAACAACCGCCGCGGCCGCCAAAACCAAGTCAAAAAAGCTGACCCTCATCCCCCTCATCTTCCTCATCTACTTCGAAGTCGCCGGCGGGCCCTACGGCGAGGAGCCGGCCGTGAAAGCCGCCGGCCCCCTCTTCGCCATCCTCGGCTTCCTCATCTTCCCCTTCATCTGGAGCATCCCCGAAGCCCTCATCACGGCCGAGCTCTCCACcgccttccccggcaacggcggcTTCGTCATTTGGGCCGACCGCGCCTTCGGCCCATTCTTCGGCTCCTTAATGGGCTCTTGGAAATTCCTCAGCGGCGTTATCAACATTGCCGCCTTCCCCGCCCTCTGCATCGACTATTTAAAGCGGATTTTCCCCATTTTCGGATCTGGAAAACCTAGAACCCTCGCGATTTTGATCTCCACCGCGATTCTCTCCTTTTTAAACTACACCGGCCTAGCAATCGTCGGCTATGTCGCCGTCGGATTAGGCGCGATCTCCCTCGCTCCGTTTCTGATCATGTCGGGGATCGCGATCCCGCAGATCCAGCCACGGCGGTGGATCAGCCTAGGGCAGAAAGGAGTGGATAAGGATTGGAATTTGTTCTTCAATACTCTGTTCTGGAACCTCAATTTTTGGGATAACGTTAGCACCATGGCAGGGGAGGTTGAGAATCCGCGGAAAACCTTTCCGTTAGCGCTATTCTGCGCGGTGATTTTCACTTGTTTAGGCTACATCATCCCTCTCGTCGCCGTCACCGGCGCAATCGAAGCCGATCAGAGCCTCTGGGACACCGGATTCATGGCTGACGCGGCGAGGGCGATCTCCGGGCAGTGGCTGAAGCTCTGGATCGAGATCGGAGCGGTTTTATCCGCGATCGGGCTGTTCGAGGCGCAGCTGAGCAGCAGCGCGTATCAGGTTTTAGGAATGGCGGAATTAGGTTTCCTGCCGCGGTGGTGCGGCGTGAGGTCGGAGTGGTTTGGCACGCCGTGGGTGGGGATTGCGGTGTCGACGGCGATAGCGGTGGGGGTTTCGTTCATGAGCTACACGGATATTGTGGCGTCGGCGAATTTTCTGTATAGTTTGGGGATGCTTCTGGAATTCGGGGCGTTTCTGTATCTGAGGGTGAAGATGCCGAAGCTTAAGCGGCCGTATAAGGTGCCGTTTGGGCTGTGGGTACTGGTGGTGATGTGCGTGGTGCCGTCGGGGTTTCTGGTGTACATAATGGTGATAGCGAAGAAGACGGTGTTTATAGTGAGCGCGGGGAtgacggcggcggcggtggcgtgGTTTTTTCTGATGAGGCTTTGCCAGTCGAAGGGGTGGTTTAAGTTTGAGAGAGTGTTGGGGGAAGAGGAACATGAAGAAGAGGAATGA